The proteins below come from a single Sander vitreus isolate 19-12246 chromosome 15, sanVit1, whole genome shotgun sequence genomic window:
- the slc5a11 gene encoding sodium/myo-inositol cotransporter 2: MTFDVTEIRQGTSMPPSPSPSPGGTTTLATVDIVVLVVYFLLILAVGLWSMWRTKRSTVDGYFLAGKNMTWWPVGASLFASNIGSGHFIGLAGSGAAAGIGAIAYEWNGILMVLLLGWLFLPIYISSGVTTMPEYLQRRFGGRRTQIFIAVLSLFIYIFTKISVDMYAGALFIQLALQWNIYLAVVLLLSITALYTIAGGLAAVIYTDAAQTAIMLAGALTLMAFSFVEVGGWDALMDGYLNAIPSVRVPNSTCGIPRDDSFHIFRDPVNSDLPWPGVIIGMSVPSMWYWCSDQVIVQRSLAAKTLSHAKGGSLMAAYLKILPFFAIMLPGMISRILYTDDVACADPELCKQICGNPVGCSDTAYARLVMELLPSGLRGLMMAVMIAALMSSLTSIFNSASTIFTMDLWKTFRSRASEWELMIVGRVFVLVLVVVSVLWIPVVQASQGGQLFIYIQSISTYLQPPVSIIFLTGCFWKRTNEKGAFWGLAVGLLVGCIRMMLDFIYPAPLCYEVDDRPGVLKYVHYLYFSMLLSFITLVVVVVVSLATEEPKPEQISRLTWFTRFDPVEPKEQVFSVERSTKSLEVITSQTNEMGVTGREQESSNGKASHHRKDSLSSVSGVQSQSRLTSALYWLCGMERRKEGDDKSVTPPAPAQAICSLEEKPRLRLIVNVNLLVCLSVTAFIVGYWG, encoded by the exons ATGACCTTTGACGTAACAGAAATCCGCCAAGGGACCAGCATGCCCCCTTCTCCATCGCCCTCTCCCGGGGGCACAACTACCCTGGCTACTGTGGATATAGTTGTGCTGGTAGTCTACTTTCTGCTGATTCTGGCTGTTGGCCTCTGG TCCATGTGGAGGACAAAGCGCAGCACGGTGGATGGATACTTCCTGGCTGGGAAGAACATGACCTGGTGGCCG GTGGGTGCCTCGCTGTTTGCCAGTAACATTGGCAGTGGGCATTTCATCGGCCTGGCAGGGTCAGGAGCCGCAGCAGGAATTGGGGCTATTGCATACGAGTGGAAT GGAATTCTGATGGTTCTGCTGCTGGGATGGCTCTTCCTGCCCATTTATATCTCCTCTGGG GTGACGACCATGCCAGAATATTTGCAGAGGCGATTTGGTGGTCGAAGAACTCAGATATTCATAGCTGTCctgtccttatttatttacatcTTTACAAAGATATCG GTGGACATGTATGCTGGTGCACTGTTCATTCAGCTCGCCTTACAATGGAACATCTACCTTgctgtggtgctgctgctgtcgATCACAGCTCTCTACACCATAGCAG GTGGTCTGGCTGCAGTTATCTACACAGATGCTGCTCAAACTGCCATCATGCTGGCAGGAGCTCTCACCCTCATGGCCTTCA GCTTTGTGGAAGTTGGAGGCTGGGACGCTCTGATGGACGGATACCTCAACGCCATCCCTTCTGTTCGTGTGCCAAACTCAACGTGTGGCATCCCTCGAGACGACTCCTTCCACATATTCAGAGACCCGGTGAACTCTGACCTGCCTTGGCCCGGGGTCATCATCGGCATGTCCGTCCCCTCCATGTGGTATTGGTGTTCTGACCAG GTGATCGTGCAGCGATCCTTGGCTGCTAAGACCCTGTCCCATGCAAAAGGTGGCTCACTCATGGCTGCTTATCTAAAAATTCTGCCTTTCTTTGCTATCATGCTGCCTGGCATGATCAGCAGGATACTTTACACAG ATGACGTGGCGTGTGCAGACCCTGAGTTGTGTAAACAGATTTGTGGTAACCCAGTGGGTTGTTCAGATACAGCCTACGCCAGACTGGTCATGGAGCTGCTGCCTTCAG GGCTGCGAGGTTTGATGATGGCGGTAATGATTGCTGCACTCATGTCCTCTCTgacctccatcttcaacagcgCCAGCACCATTTTCACCATGGATCTATGGAAGACTTTCAGATCCCGTGCATCTGAGTGGGAACTTATGATTGTGGGCAG GGTATTTGTGCTTGTTCTGGTGGTGGTGTCTGTGCTGTGGATTCCTGTCGTCCAGGCCAGTCAGGGTGGGCAGCTTTTTATCTACATCCAGTCCATCAGCACCTACCTGCAGCCCCCAGTCTCCATCATCTTCCTCACAGGCTGCTTCTGGAAGAGGACTAATGAGAAG GGTGCATTCTGGGGCCTGGCTGTTGGCCTGTTGGTGGGCTGCATCCGCATGATGTTGGACTTCATTTACCCTGCGCCCCTGTGCTACGAGGTGGATGACAGGCCCGGGGTGTTGAAATACGTCCATTACCTATACTTCTCCATGTTGCTGTCCTTCATCACCCTAGTTGTGGTGGTTGTAGTCAGCCTGGCGACAGAGGAGCCCAAACCGGAGCAG ATAAGTCGCCTCACCTGGTTCACTAGGTTTGACCCAGTGGAGCCCAAAGAGCAGGTCTTCTCAGTGGAGCGGAGCACGAAGAGCTTAGAGGTGATCACTAGTCAGACGAATGAGATGGGAGTCACAGGAAGAGAGCAGGAGAGCAGCAACGGAAAAGCATCTCATCACAGGAAAG ACTCTTTATCCTCCGTGTCCGGCGTCCAGAGCCAGTCCAGGCTGACGTCTGCCCTCTACTGGCTCTGTGGgatggagagaaggaaggagggagatgatAAATCTGTGACGCCTCCTGCACCTGCACAGGCCATCTGTTCTCTGGAGGAAAAGCCACGTCTACGACTCATTGTCAACGTCAACCTCCTCGTTTGCCTCTCTGTAACTGCCTTTATCGTTGGCTACTGGGGTTGA